Proteins encoded by one window of Clostridium cagae:
- a CDS encoding diol dehydratase small subunit has translation MEQRKMNPQDYPLATKRPESIKTPTGKNLQDITLENVLKGDVKAEDVRISPETLEMQAQIAEGMKRDAIARNFRRAAELIKVPDDRILEIYNALRPYRSTKEDLLAIAEELETVYGAKVNADFVREAIEVYEARQKLRQE, from the coding sequence ATGGAACAAAGAAAAATGAATCCACAAGATTATCCTTTGGCTACAAAAAGACCTGAAAGCATAAAGACACCAACAGGAAAAAATCTACAAGATATAACTTTAGAGAATGTATTAAAAGGAGATGTTAAAGCAGAAGACGTTAGAATATCACCAGAAACTTTAGAAATGCAAGCTCAAATTGCTGAAGGTATGAAGAGAGATGCTATAGCTAGAAACTTTAGAAGAGCAGCAGAACTTATAAAGGTTCCAGATGATAGAATTCTTGAAATATATAATGCATTAAGACCATATCGTTCAACAAAAGAAGATCTTTTAGCAATAGCTGAAGAACTTGAAACAGTTTATGGAGCAAAAGTTAATGCAGATTTCGTAAGAGAAGCTATTGAAGTTTATGAAGCAAGACAAAAATTAAGACAAGAGTAA
- a CDS encoding propanediol/glycerol family dehydratase medium subunit, with amino-acid sequence MENTTNQYVMPKLQLTEVGEAKVGTKVDEVVIGLAPAFLKFQSKTLVNVSHSDILTEIIAGIEEEGLKARVVRVIRTSDVSFISNDAAKLSGSGIGIGIQSKGTTVIHQKDLLPLNNLELFPQAPLLTLDTYRLIGKNAAKYAKGESPTPVPTKNDQMVRPKFMAIAALFHIKETKHVEIGAKPIEIEVKF; translated from the coding sequence ATGGAAAATACAACAAATCAATATGTTATGCCAAAGCTTCAGCTTACTGAAGTAGGAGAAGCAAAAGTTGGAACTAAGGTAGATGAAGTTGTTATAGGATTAGCACCAGCTTTCCTTAAGTTTCAAAGTAAAACATTAGTTAATGTCTCACACAGTGACATATTAACAGAAATCATAGCTGGAATAGAAGAAGAAGGACTAAAGGCTCGTGTTGTTAGAGTAATAAGAACATCTGACGTTTCATTTATATCAAATGATGCAGCAAAACTAAGTGGGTCAGGAATAGGTATAGGAATACAATCAAAAGGAACAACAGTTATCCATCAAAAAGATTTACTTCCTTTAAATAACTTAGAATTATTCCCTCAAGCACCACTATTAACATTAGATACTTATAGATTAATAGGAAAGAATGCAGCAAAATATGCTAAGGGAGAATCACCAACACCAGTTCCTACAAAGAACGATCAAATGGTTAGACCTAAGTTTATGGCAATAGCTGCCCTATTTCACATAAAAGAAACTAAACATGTAGAAATTGGAGCAAAACCAATAGAAATTGAAGTTAAATTTTAA
- a CDS encoding propanediol/glycerol family dehydratase large subunit, with protein sequence MKSKRFQVLAKRPVNQDGLIGEWPEEGLVAMNSANDPKSSIKIENGKVVELDNKKREDFDMIDRFIADYAINLENAEKAMSLDSVEIAKKLVDINVSRDEIVNITTSITPAKVVEVVSHMNVVEMMMALQKMRARKTPSNQCHVTNLKDNPVQIAADAAEAGIRGFSEQETTVGIVRYAPFNALAILIGSQVGRGGVLTQCSVEEATELDLGMRGLTSYAETVSVYGTEAVFTDGDDTPWSKAFLASAYASRGLKMRYTSGTGSEALMGYSEGKSMLYLESRCIYITKGAGVQGLQNGAVSCIGMTGAVPSGIRAVLAENLIAAMLDIEVASANDQTFSHSDIRRTARTLMQMLPGTDFIFSGYSAVPNYDNMFAGSNFDAEDFDDYNVLQRDLMVDGGLRPVSEEETIAIRNKAAKSIQAVFRELGFPAITDEEVEAATYAHGSKDMPERNIVEDLKAAEEMLKKRINGLDIVKALSTSGFDDVASNILNMLKQRVTGDYLQTSAILDNDFDVISAVNDKNDYMGPGTGYRISPERWEEIKNIPNVIKPEDID encoded by the coding sequence GTGAAATCAAAAAGATTCCAGGTTCTAGCAAAACGTCCTGTAAATCAAGATGGTCTTATTGGAGAATGGCCAGAAGAGGGGTTAGTAGCAATGAATAGTGCTAATGATCCAAAATCTTCAATAAAAATTGAAAATGGAAAAGTAGTAGAGTTAGATAACAAAAAAAGAGAAGACTTTGATATGATAGATAGATTTATAGCTGACTATGCAATCAACTTAGAAAATGCAGAAAAAGCTATGAGTTTAGATTCAGTAGAAATAGCAAAAAAACTTGTAGATATAAATGTTAGTAGAGATGAAATAGTTAATATAACAACATCTATAACACCAGCTAAGGTAGTAGAAGTTGTGTCACACATGAACGTTGTTGAAATGATGATGGCTCTTCAAAAAATGAGAGCAAGAAAAACACCATCAAATCAATGTCACGTTACAAACTTAAAAGATAATCCAGTGCAAATTGCAGCAGATGCAGCAGAAGCAGGGATAAGAGGCTTTTCAGAACAAGAAACTACAGTTGGTATAGTTAGATATGCTCCATTTAATGCATTAGCTATATTAATAGGTTCACAAGTAGGTCGTGGAGGAGTTTTAACTCAATGTTCAGTTGAAGAAGCTACAGAACTTGACCTTGGTATGAGAGGACTTACAAGTTATGCAGAAACAGTTTCAGTATATGGAACTGAAGCAGTATTTACAGATGGAGATGATACTCCATGGTCAAAGGCGTTCTTAGCATCAGCTTATGCTTCAAGAGGTCTTAAAATGAGATATACATCAGGTACAGGTTCAGAAGCATTAATGGGATATTCAGAAGGAAAATCAATGCTTTACCTAGAGTCAAGATGTATATACATAACTAAGGGTGCTGGAGTTCAAGGACTTCAAAATGGTGCAGTTAGTTGTATAGGTATGACAGGAGCAGTTCCATCAGGAATAAGAGCAGTACTTGCTGAAAACTTAATAGCAGCAATGCTTGATATAGAAGTTGCATCAGCAAATGACCAAACTTTCTCACATTCAGATATAAGAAGAACAGCAAGAACATTAATGCAAATGCTACCAGGAACAGACTTCATATTCTCAGGATATAGTGCAGTTCCAAACTATGATAACATGTTTGCAGGTTCAAACTTTGATGCTGAAGATTTCGATGATTACAACGTTCTTCAAAGAGACTTAATGGTAGATGGTGGATTAAGACCAGTATCAGAAGAAGAAACAATTGCAATTAGAAATAAAGCAGCAAAATCAATACAAGCAGTATTTAGAGAATTAGGCTTCCCTGCTATAACTGATGAAGAAGTTGAAGCAGCAACTTATGCTCATGGAAGTAAAGATATGCCTGAAAGAAACATAGTTGAAGACTTAAAGGCAGCAGAAGAAATGCTTAAGAAGAGAATAAATGGATTAGATATAGTTAAAGCATTAAGCACTAGTGGATTTGATGATGTTGCAAGCAACATATTAAACATGCTTAAGCAAAGAGTAACTGGTGATTACTTACAAACATCAGCTATATTAGATAATGATTTTGATGTTATAAGTGCAGTTAATGATAAAAATGACTATATGGGACCAGGAACTGGTTATAGAATTAGTCCAGAGAGATGGGAAGAAATAAAGAACATTCCTAACGTAATAAAACCAGAAGATATAGATTAA